DNA sequence from the Dermatophagoides farinae isolate YC_2012a chromosome 10, ASM2471394v1, whole genome shotgun sequence genome:
ttgttttattttattgggTGCAGCATTAATATTATTCTGGCATGGATTTCGACCATCCGATGGTACATATgtatttgttgatgttataatgaatattttacCACCAATGGTATTTGCTACAACACATCCATATCCAAAACTTTCACAACGAATGCCTATACGAAATTTATTGAgttttattcaacaaatgtcgctatattcatttattattggtcAAGTTTTTATCTATTATCTAATAAGAACATATCTGATTACACAACCATTTTATGTACCGGTGATAAGTGAAGATATTATTGAACAACCAGTACATAATCAGATTGCATATGCAATTTTTTCAGCAAATACAATGTCTTATGTTATTGCTGCTATTGTGTTTGCACCAGGACCACCATATCgtttaggattttttttcaaacagtAAGttaaatgtttgttgtttttttatttccctcatttaatttcaaatgattttcattaccACCAGAAATCTACATTTGTATggttttaatcaatttttcattatcattattgatgtcATTGATTGCACCGGAATggtttatcgattttttgcAATTCATACCATTACCATTCGATTTTCGGCtaacaattttattcatttgtttattaaattttatattgTCATTCATATTGGAACGATATTTTTGGTATGGATTAATGGCAAATTATTTATTACCTTGGATCCGGATGAAATTTCgtataaaatcaatgaaaaaatatcgaatattaaatgaacaaattgtaCAAGATAATTGGCCATTTGAAcatttaattgatgatgatttcatacATAATGGACAATCAATAACAGCCACCACCTACCACCAACGTAATAACGGGTGATGATCGATTAAAAATGCCTAAATCATcaagttttaatttttaatatatacatataaatagattgattattttgatacaagaaaaaaattaatttgtcaatttgtcaatgataatgattcaaaatagaatttattcaaatttcatccaTAAAACGTTCGAATGTGTTCGTGTGCAAATGTGAATATTCAAGAATTGGTTGCAATTGTATAGAAACTTAATGAAAAACCGGAACAACAATCGGAATTAACCACAAAACAGAATGGGCCAAATTCTGtttctattttctatttAACTTTTTTAGTcgttttttccatcttttttttcttcttctcttCACGACGTTTTTCTTTGTCCTTTAAATTTTGTACCAATTTATAGACAAAAAATCCTGGATtaatgagaaagaaaaaaaacaacagaaaaattaatttcaatcgattaataaattgataataaaatagaTCTAACCGATGATTAACACCGGAATCAACACCAATAATAtccaatacattttttttcttgttttgttttcgaacgaaatcaattaaatttcagatcacaaaataataaatcaatcaatgatgatgatgatgatgattagtgaCACGTGTTATGTTAtccagacacacacacacacacacaaaaatcgAACGGAATCAATAGGAGTATTTTAGAGATTTGGAATTaaccatgaaaaaaaatagacaacaATCAAACCAAACTTTATCactgttgatgatttgtttttttttgtgtgtgtgtatgagagagagaggttggttgccaccatcatcatcatcatagatacACCACCAAACAGACTtcatcaaaccaaaaaaaaaaacaggttGATGTGGACATTTTATCGAcaagctgatgatgatggtggtggtggttaaaGCCACCATTAAAaatgtgataatgataattagatgaaaaatgtgcacaatacacacacagagacagagagagaacTAAACTGACAAGTTTTTATCGTCATATGTCAGCATCCATGCAATGAACTATAGTctactactgctgctgctgctgatgctgtaaaatttaaaatgttgatccgccaaaaaaaatagaaaacgaAAGGAATGAAATTGTAATTagtaaaaattgaattaatctCATCGATTAACAatcaataagaaaaaaaaacaattgctTTATATACCAGCGGaataattagaaaaaaaatttcaaaaaaattatggaatttcgtaaacaaaaattgccaaaaaaattcGTGGCTAAAAACCTGATGAACATTCGgcgacaaaaacaacaacaacaacaacagcaacaacaacaacaacgtaataatatgatgaagacaagaaataaaattaataataatgatcttAGAATTGGCGCATTTGTACAGCCAGGAAATTTTACATTAGGTaatttattggaaaatttattcatgccattcgatgatcataatgaatatgaatcattggaatttatacaacaaatgaatgatttgaaaacaCCACgtgaaaaagatgatgaacaaattgaaaatttatataaaataatgaatgaatctgaAACAATCATTGCTGATacgattgaaaaacaaatgataaaagaatcaattatggatgaaaattatgatgatgaaattgaaaaaattattgataaaatacaaaaacattcgaaaatccatgatgatgaatgaatgaatgattttcgaatgtttttgtttttttttctacttataaataaaaatgataaaataaaatgaaatttactCTCTCTACTAACCTATAAgcgaaaaaattataatgcCGGGTCCTATGAATATCCAATTGTTGAAACCATGTGAAATGATTCCATATGATTCTGAATTGCCCGCTAATTCGaccatgattttttttcgtttgtttggattattatttcatagtattgattgatttaatttaatttcatttgaaattcaatatattcttttttcatgtaaatgaaattgttcaaacttgaaaattgttatttttatggaatattaaaaaaaaaaaatttgttttcgatACACACAATACACTATTGAAACAGTTTGCGATTCATTAAGGTATAAATAGATTCCAAGCAATATAAGCTCAACTCacgtgttgtttttttttctaaaaaaaattcgaaatggatttatttgatgtttttgatttggatccaaaatccaatgataataataataaacgaaaaGCCAATGTTATTGAAGAAAGTAATGGCAAAAATAgtggtaatgataatggtgaaaaagaattgatgaCCATCGACGAAGATGTTGACAACGGTTTGATCGATAAATTAATCAACGATGTGAAACGTAAAAaaggtaatgatgataatcttctAATCACTTCAATGGTAGATGAATTGACCAAAacacatgatgataaagatgatgatgatgatgaaaatttgggTCAAGATTATGGAACTTTTACTGCTCGTGTCGCAATTCATGAAATAGAAACACAAGGATCGTGTGTACATGAAGTGATCATACCTGACGATTTGGAATATGTGCCTCTTCGAGATCAAAGTGAAAATCCTAATTATAAACCGGCTAAATCATATAAATTCACAttggattcatttcaaaaagaaGCAATCCtttgtattgaaaataatcaaagtGTTTTGGTTTCGGCACACACTTCCGCTGGTAAAACGGTTGTTGCTGAATATGCCATTGCATCTTCAttccaaaacaaacaacgtGTTATCTACACAACACCAATCAAAGCATTGAGTAATCAAAAATATCGTGAATTTCAAGAAGAATTTGAAGACGTTGGATTAATCACTGGCGATGTGACAATCAATCCGAATGCCACTTGTTTGATTATGACTACAGAAATTCTTCGTTTAATGTTATTTCGTGGCAGTGAAATTATGCGTGAAGTTGGATGGGTAATTTTCgatgaaattcattatatGCGTGACCGTGAACGTGGTGTTATCTGGGAAGAGACCATTATTCTTTTGCCCGACACTGTGCATTATGTTTTCCTATCCGCTACTATACCGAATGCAAGACAATTTGCCGAATGGATAGCTCATCTACATCATCAAAGTTGTCATGTTGTCTATACAGATTTTCGTCCAACACCTTTACAACATTATATCTATCCAGCTGGTGGTGATGGACTTCATTTGGTATtggatgaacaaaataattttcgtgAAGATAATTTCAATCTAGCTATGAATGTATTGCAAAATTCTTCtgttgaaaattcatcatccaaaGGTGGTGATCAAAGTTGTATCACAGTTATCCGTACAATCATGGAACGAAATCTGGCACCAGTTATTCTATTTAGTTTTAGCCGTAAAGAATGTGAAGTTTATGCACTTCAAATTAGCAATCTTAAATTGGATTTCAATTCTGCCGAAGAAAAAGCATTAGTCGAAGAAGTATTTAATAATGCAATCGATGTacttggtgatgatgataaaaaattacCACAAGTACAGCAAATATTACCACTTCTTAAACGTGGTGTTGGCATCCATCACAGTGGTCTTTTACCATTGATCAAAGAAacgattgaaattttattcggCGAAGGTCTTATAAAAGCATTGTTTGCCACCGAAACTTTTGCCATGGGTTTGAATATGCCGGCTAGAACGGTTGTGTTCACAAGTGTACGAAAATTTGATGGTACAAATTTTCGATTTCTAACTTCAGGCGAATACATTCAAATGAGTGGCCGTGCTGGCCGTCGTGGCCTTGATGAACGTGGCATAGTTATACTTCGTGTGGATGAAAAAGTTAATCCAGCTGTTGGTAAAGAAATGATTTGTGGTAAACCTGATCCACTGAACTCAGCTTTTCATTTGACATACAACATGGTCCTAAATCTGTTACGTGTTGAAGAAGTAAATCCTGAATACATGCTTGAGCATAgctttttccaatttcaacaatatcTTGAATATCCTAAGCTGCATGAAAGTAagttttaattgattttggatttttttttaattttaaaattttttctcatttctgCCACATTTAGAATACAAAAAACTAAAAGAACAAAGTaacatcaaaattgaaaatgaagaatgtATTGGTGATTAtgttaaaacaaaaaatcagattACTGAATTGACCAAAGAATTTCTGGTTTTCATCACAACACCAAGATAtattttaccatttttaaATAGTGGACGTTTATTGAAAATCgttaacaatgataatatcgATATGGATTGGGGtgtattgattaattataataaaccaccaccaatggATAGAAAACGAAATGATAAACAAGAATTGACATATCAAATCGATGTTCTGCTACCAGTGGATAAAACAATTGATCCAATTAGTGAAACAATATTGCCACCAAGTAGTGTggaaaaatgtgaaatgaaaattgtatcATTACGATTATCGAACATTACAAATATCAGTGCAGCACGTGCATTTGTACCACAAGATTTACGTAGTTATGATAGCCGCCAATCGGTTTTGAAATCTataaaagaaattaaaaaacgtTTCAGTGGAAACATTCCTTTGTTGGATCCATTGGTGGatatgaaaatcaaagataATGATTTTCTCAACATTGTCaaacgaattgaattgtgtgaaaaaaaactacgtgaatataaacaaatcaaCCAAGAAAGTGTTAAACAATATGAACGAAAAATGGATATTGTacataaaatgaaacaaaccaaagaaatgatgaaaaaaactagaaGTTTATTACAGatggatgaattgaaatgccGTAAACGTGTACTGCGTCGTTTAGGCTATTGTACATCGGCAGATGTCATCGAGATTAAAGGACGTGTTGCCTGTGAAATTACTAGGTTtgtattatatgatgattcactgatgatttgtttattcatcaattttccatttcttttttgttttgttttgtttgttacagtggcgatgaattattattgaccgAAATGTTATTCCATggattattcaatgatttaaatGTATATCAGATTGCCGCATTATTAAGCTGTATGGTtttcgaagaaaaaacagaTGTTCGACCTAAATTGGGTGAAGAATTATCGAAACCATTGAAAACAATGCAAGAATTGGCTAAAAAAATTGCAACCGTTTCAAAGGAAACCAAATTAGAAATCGATGAAAAAGTTTACATAGAAAAATTTCGACCAAATCTAATGGATGTTATTTATTCATGGACAAAAGGAAAGTCATTTTCAGAAATATGTAAAATGACCGATGCATTCGAAGGTTCAATAATACGTTGTATGCGACGTTTGGAAGAATTATTAAGACAAATGTGTCAGGCATCAAAAGTGATTGGCAATACTGAtttggaaaataaattctctgaagcaatcaaattaataaaaCGTGATATTGTTTTTGCAGCCAGCTTATATCTTTAAATTTAGACTTTTATTAaacgattttcattttttttttattaatgtaatgataatgattcattaaACAATGATGTAATTTATAAattagattcattcattcagaacCTGAATCACCTTGAtctttaatcatttttttaatcatatcCATATtggatacaatttttttccattcttccATCGATAAACTGATGCCTTTTTTTCCTGGTTTTCGTTCACCATCTTCATTGCGATAATATTCACGTATATCAACACGTACTTTATTCTTAAAGTCCGAAACGGTTAGGTAACGATTGTTactcaatttcaatgaatttggtGATTCTTCATCCGAATCTGGAGCCATGGCTATTTGAATTAATAAAAAGATATcaatataatgatcaatatgatatgatgatacaaATAGCATTacctttttgttgtttctttttgCTGGACATGAtttcgatgattgattgatgaaattgaataaaaaaaagcgcGTAAACTGATTGAATGAcaagattgaatgaataaatagttgctctctctctctctctctctcttaaTACTGAAAAAAgcagtgatgatgaaatttgtaTTCATCTATTTTGACATAAATGAATCAGGACAGTCAGAAAAGTCGACGATgcattcaaaaaaacaaatgctgaaaattttaatcattctcaatttatggaaaatttaccaatttgaaaaaaaatcaaataataatcaggaACTAACGGTGtcatttttcgattattttttttcaggttCAGATTTAACTTTTTGAATACGTTCTTTccatatttcaatttta
Encoded proteins:
- the LOC142597845 gene encoding uncharacterized protein LOC142597845, with translation MVELAGNSESYGIISHGFNNWIFIGPGIIIFSLIGFFVYKLVQNLKDKEKRREEKKKKKMEKTTKKVK
- the Mtr4 gene encoding exosome RNA helicase Mtr4; translated protein: MDLFDVFDLDPKSNDNNNKRKANVIEESNGKNSGNDNGEKELMTIDEDVDNGLIDKLINDVKRKKGNDDNLLITSMVDELTKTHDDKDDDDDENLGQDYGTFTARVAIHEIETQGSCVHEVIIPDDLEYVPLRDQSENPNYKPAKSYKFTLDSFQKEAILCIENNQSVLVSAHTSAGKTVVAEYAIASSFQNKQRVIYTTPIKALSNQKYREFQEEFEDVGLITGDVTINPNATCLIMTTEILRLMLFRGSEIMREVGWVIFDEIHYMRDRERGVIWEETIILLPDTVHYVFLSATIPNARQFAEWIAHLHHQSCHVVYTDFRPTPLQHYIYPAGGDGLHLVLDEQNNFREDNFNLAMNVLQNSSVENSSSKGGDQSCITVIRTIMERNLAPVILFSFSRKECEVYALQISNLKLDFNSAEEKALVEEVFNNAIDVLGDDDKKLPQVQQILPLLKRGVGIHHSGLLPLIKETIEILFGEGLIKALFATETFAMGLNMPARTVVFTSVRKFDGTNFRFLTSGEYIQMSGRAGRRGLDERGIVILRVDEKVNPAVGKEMICGKPDPLNSAFHLTYNMVLNLLRVEEVNPEYMLEHSFFQFQQYLEYPKLHEKYKKLKEQSNIKIENEECIGDYVKTKNQITELTKEFLVFITTPRYILPFLNSGRLLKIVNNDNIDMDWGVLINYNKPPPMDRKRNDKQELTYQIDVLLPVDKTIDPISETILPPSSVEKCEMKIVSLRLSNITNISAARAFVPQDLRSYDSRQSVLKSIKEIKKRFSGNIPLLDPLVDMKIKDNDFLNIVKRIELCEKKLREYKQINQESVKQYERKMDIVHKMKQTKEMMKKTRSLLQMDELKCRKRVLRRLGYCTSADVIEIKGRVACEITSGDELLLTEMLFHGLFNDLNVYQIAALLSCMVFEEKTDVRPKLGEELSKPLKTMQELAKKIATVSKETKLEIDEKVYIEKFRPNLMDVIYSWTKGKSFSEICKMTDAFEGSIIRCMRRLEELLRQMCQASKVIGNTDLENKFSEAIKLIKRDIVFAASLYL
- the Ssb-c31a gene encoding single stranded-binding protein c31A isoform X1, which encodes MSSKKKQQKAMAPDSDEESPNSLKLSNNRYLTVSDFKNKVRVDIREYYRNEDGERKPGKKGISLSMEEWKKIVSNMDMIKKMIKDQGDSGSE
- the Ssb-c31a gene encoding single stranded-binding protein c31A isoform X2, whose protein sequence is MSSKKKQQKGNAISMAPDSDEESPNSLKLSNNRYLTVSDFKNKVRVDIREYYRNEDGERKPGKKGISLSMEEWKKIVSNMDMIKKMIKDQGDSGSE